The window CCTCCGCTGCCTCCTCCTCAATTTTGGCGACGTGTGTCAGGTCACCACCGACTCCTACATCACCGCCCTTGACTCCAAGAAGTACAGCGGCAATTGCAGCTACAGCATGGACAGGCTCCTCGACCAGACCTTCTTTACCTAGGCTGCTGACTACCACGTCGTCCAATACCTCATTGCCAATTCGCAGGGTTGGATGGGCTATGTAGCGGTCTCCAACAGCGCTCACGCCGACGGATCCGGAGTCCGCGAGATCTACGTCGTATGGCGCGGGACCGAAGGAACCAAAGAGTGGGGCGACGATATCCCCAAAACTCTCGTGCCGTTCGACGACTCCACCAGCGATGTTCCGATGGTCATGAAAGGCTGGTTTGAGATCTACACCGTGGTAGCCGACGTGCAGACGAAGGAGAGCGCCAGGGAGCAGCTACTAGCTAAGATAAAAGAGCTGGTGGAGCAGTACAAAGACGAGAGCCTCAGCATAGTTTGTCTCGGCCACAACCTGGGAGGCGCCCTTGCTATCTTAAGCGCTTACGATATAGTGAGGAGTGGGTTGTCTAAGATCGGGGAGAAAGAGGAGTTCCCCGTTTGCACCATGGTGTTTGGTTCACCGCGAGTGGGGAATCAGGCCTTCAGCGATAGCTGGGCGAAGCTGCCCAATCTGAGAGCTCTGCGTGTCTTGAACAAAGATGATCTTGACATTCCAAACTTTCCGCCAACTTCAGATGGCTACGTTGACATTGGCACGGTTCTGACCGTGGATTCCAGAAAGTCGCCGTGCTTGAAGACAAATCATGACAGGCATAACTT of the Musa acuminata AAA Group cultivar baxijiao chromosome BXJ3-2, Cavendish_Baxijiao_AAA, whole genome shotgun sequence genome contains:
- the LOC135631560 gene encoding phospholipase A1-II 5-like, whose protein sequence is MGYVAVSNSAHADGSGVREIYVVWRGTEGTKEWGDDIPKTLVPFDDSTSDVPMVMKGWFEIYTVVADVQTKESAREQLLAKIKELVEQYKDESLSIVCLGHNLGGALAILSAYDIVRSGLSKIGEKEEFPVCTMVFGSPRVGNQAFSDSWAKLPNLRALRVLNKDDLDIPNFPPTSDGYVDIGTVLTVDSRKSPCLKTNHDRHNLQVNLHTVAGWTGENGDFDCTIVKRSLALVNKHGGYLSINPALPSWWAEKNKRMVRGEDGLWSELPPES